In Spirosoma aureum, a single genomic region encodes these proteins:
- a CDS encoding Zn-dependent hydrolase produces MKNILLVCLFLVSSVAVAQVQTSNLKINQQRIQDRLLELSKIGALPNGGVGRVGYSKADQEGRAYFMGLMKKAGLVVTVDYAGNIIGRRKGKNPALKPIAFGSHIDSVPNGGNYDGPVGSISGLELIETLNENNIITEHPLELIIFANEEGGTIGSGAIIGKITPQALKSVTQSGLTIADGIRAIGGNPDSLSKVVRKKGDLTAFIELHIEQGGILMTENLQIGVVEGIVGIEHWDVTIEGAANHAGTTPMNSRRDALLAAAKLIVALNEVVTSHEGRQVGTVGKIAIEPGAYNVIPGKVVLGIEIRDLSYDKIWKLFHEVEGKAQEIAKASETTITFGKSGVPVTPALTAKPIQDKIISTSKALGLSYRYMQSGAGHDSQEMAQIAPVGMIFIPSVGGISHSPKEFSKGVDIGNGANVLLQTMLAIDRN; encoded by the coding sequence ATGAAAAACATACTACTTGTTTGCCTGTTTCTGGTTTCATCTGTGGCCGTTGCCCAGGTACAGACAAGCAACCTGAAAATCAATCAGCAGCGGATTCAGGATCGGCTGCTGGAGTTATCGAAAATTGGCGCATTACCCAACGGTGGAGTTGGTCGGGTAGGGTATAGTAAAGCCGATCAGGAAGGCCGGGCCTATTTTATGGGATTGATGAAAAAAGCCGGACTCGTCGTAACGGTCGACTACGCGGGCAATATCATTGGCCGACGAAAAGGGAAGAACCCTGCCCTGAAACCCATCGCCTTTGGTTCGCATATCGATAGTGTACCCAATGGCGGCAATTACGATGGGCCTGTTGGTTCCATTAGCGGGCTGGAACTCATTGAAACTCTCAACGAAAATAACATCATCACGGAACACCCGCTGGAACTGATCATTTTTGCCAATGAAGAAGGGGGCACAATCGGGAGCGGAGCCATAATCGGTAAAATCACCCCACAAGCCTTAAAGTCGGTAACGCAAAGTGGGCTGACGATAGCCGATGGTATTCGGGCAATTGGCGGTAACCCGGATAGTCTGAGCAAAGTAGTCAGAAAAAAAGGCGATTTGACGGCTTTTATTGAGCTGCACATCGAACAGGGCGGTATCTTAATGACAGAAAATTTGCAGATTGGTGTGGTTGAGGGAATTGTCGGGATTGAACACTGGGACGTAACGATTGAAGGTGCGGCCAACCATGCTGGCACAACGCCCATGAATAGTCGACGCGATGCGCTGCTGGCAGCGGCTAAACTGATTGTGGCCCTGAACGAGGTGGTTACGAGTCATGAAGGCAGGCAGGTCGGTACAGTCGGGAAAATAGCGATCGAGCCTGGTGCATATAATGTTATTCCGGGTAAGGTGGTGCTGGGTATAGAAATCAGGGATTTGTCATACGATAAAATCTGGAAGCTATTTCACGAAGTAGAAGGCAAAGCACAGGAAATTGCCAAAGCCTCCGAAACGACAATCACATTCGGAAAGTCTGGAGTGCCGGTAACTCCCGCTCTTACGGCCAAACCGATTCAGGACAAAATCATCAGTACTTCTAAAGCGTTGGGGCTATCGTACCGGTATATGCAGAGCGGAGCCGGGCATGACTCGCAGGAAATGGCGCAAATCGCACCCGTGGGCATGATTTTCATACCCAGCGTTGGGGGCATCAGTCACTCCCCCAAAGAATTCTCAAAAGGAGTTGACATTGGAAATGGGGCCAATGTGTTATTGCAAACGATGTTGGCCATCGACCGAAACTAG
- a CDS encoding IS110 family RNA-guided transposase, with protein MDFCYFIGIDIAKDTLDWAVWTQQGVVLNTHTANSVAGIKTALAEFKVLPGWNAKQVVLCMEHTGIYSAHLLEILYELKLPVWLESSLQIKQAGGMQRGKTDKVDAQRIAQYAFRFRDQIRLWEPPREVIQKLALLSATRQRLNQAYNLLAVPASEQETFIGRSLKKTLKDNIKKSLAALREEQKAVDQQIHQLVQDDARLKELFDLMVSVPGIGPVIATELLIATNEMQTISDPKKLACHAGVAPFEYRSGSSIRGKTRVSHQARKRLKSLLHMGTMLAIQMKGDLQDYYQRKLSEGKHTMLVLNAVRNKLIHRVCAVVRRGEKYDKFYTPSFV; from the coding sequence ATGGACTTCTGCTATTTTATCGGAATCGACATTGCTAAAGATACACTTGATTGGGCCGTTTGGACTCAACAGGGAGTAGTGCTCAACACACATACGGCTAACTCGGTGGCTGGTATTAAGACTGCTTTAGCCGAGTTCAAAGTCCTGCCTGGCTGGAATGCTAAACAGGTCGTTCTATGCATGGAACATACGGGTATTTACAGTGCCCACTTGTTGGAGATACTCTACGAGTTGAAGTTACCAGTCTGGCTCGAATCATCCTTGCAGATCAAGCAAGCGGGTGGGATGCAACGAGGTAAAACTGATAAAGTCGATGCTCAACGAATCGCCCAGTACGCGTTTCGTTTCCGCGACCAGATACGTTTATGGGAGCCACCACGCGAGGTAATCCAAAAACTGGCCTTGCTGAGCGCTACCCGCCAGCGGCTCAATCAAGCCTATAATTTACTAGCCGTTCCGGCATCTGAGCAGGAAACGTTTATTGGCCGTTCTCTGAAAAAGACTCTAAAGGACAATATCAAGAAGTCGTTGGCGGCCCTTAGAGAGGAACAGAAAGCCGTTGATCAACAGATCCACCAACTTGTTCAAGACGATGCCCGGCTGAAAGAGCTTTTCGATCTGATGGTTTCGGTTCCAGGAATTGGCCCCGTCATTGCCACTGAGTTACTCATTGCCACCAATGAAATGCAGACCATCAGTGATCCCAAAAAGTTAGCCTGCCACGCTGGGGTGGCCCCTTTTGAGTACCGATCCGGTAGCAGCATCCGAGGCAAGACCCGAGTGAGTCACCAAGCCCGTAAGCGTTTAAAGTCGCTGCTTCATATGGGAACGATGTTAGCCATCCAGATGAAGGGCGACCTTCAGGATTATTATCAGCGTAAGCTAAGTGAAGGTAAGCACACAATGCTGGTGCTCAACGCGGTTCGCAACAAGTTAATTCATCGCGTTTGCGCTGTTGTGCGTCGGGGCGAGAAATATGATAAATTTTATACCCCTTCGTTTGTTTAA
- a CDS encoding helix-turn-helix domain-containing protein, with amino-acid sequence MTLPENDKRSAHILYSCYHTRSREGEQFIPEHIFSYQIAGTLTMNDGNKEYIFNEGDFRFCKRNHLVKFNKQPPESGDFKSISVYLDQETLRNVSLEYGYKAEKHQEGDTILPLKPAPLYESYMNSLMPYDQLRQPANENLQSLKLREAILILLQTNPELKTVLFDFSEPGKIDLEGFMNKNFHFNVELKRFAYLTGRSLATFKRDFEKIFHSSPSRWLLQKRLQEAHYLIKEKGKAPSDVYLDLGFEDLSHFSFAFKKMYGSSPSRV; translated from the coding sequence ATGACGCTGCCCGAAAACGATAAGAGATCGGCACACATCCTCTATTCCTGCTACCATACCCGAAGCCGGGAGGGCGAACAGTTCATTCCTGAGCATATTTTCAGTTACCAGATTGCGGGTACGCTGACCATGAATGACGGCAATAAAGAGTATATTTTTAATGAAGGTGATTTCAGATTCTGCAAGCGAAATCATCTGGTTAAATTTAATAAGCAGCCACCCGAAAGCGGTGATTTTAAATCAATTTCCGTTTATCTTGACCAGGAAACGCTTCGAAATGTGAGTCTGGAATATGGTTACAAAGCAGAAAAACACCAGGAAGGTGATACCATTCTTCCATTGAAGCCTGCCCCACTCTACGAAAGTTACATGAATTCGCTGATGCCTTATGATCAGCTACGGCAACCGGCTAATGAAAACCTACAGTCCTTAAAATTGCGGGAAGCAATTTTGATTTTGCTGCAAACGAATCCGGAATTAAAGACCGTGCTGTTCGACTTTTCGGAACCGGGCAAAATTGATCTGGAAGGATTTATGAACAAAAACTTTCACTTCAATGTGGAGTTGAAACGGTTTGCCTACTTAACGGGCAGAAGCCTTGCTACGTTTAAGCGGGATTTTGAGAAGATATTTCATAGTTCACCCAGTCGCTGGTTACTGCAAAAAAGGCTACAGGAAGCACATTATCTAATAAAAGAAAAAGGTAAAGCCCCCTCGGATGTGTACCTCGATCTGGGCTTTGAAGACCTGTCGCATTTTTCGTTTGCCTTTAAAAAAATGTACGGTTCATCACCGTCAAGGGTCTGA
- a CDS encoding SDR family NAD(P)-dependent oxidoreductase, translating into MDLKLVGKRALVTGSSSGLGEAIVRMLAAEGAAVVVHGRDENRANAVAEVIRLEGGQADVAIGDLATDSGADTVANTALKGGAIDILVNNAGAYHHMNWMEATPQNWIETYESNVLSGVRMIHRLVPQMRERGWGRVIQIGGGLAQQPIPMQPDYNASLAARHNLAVSLARELKDSGVTSNVVAPGAILVPSVKALLMNLAPAKGWGTTWDEIERNAARDFVPNDIGRFGRPEEIAGAVSYLASSFADYISGAVLRVDGGTIRSAF; encoded by the coding sequence TTGGACCTGAAATTAGTAGGTAAACGTGCTTTGGTGACCGGATCGAGTTCCGGTTTGGGCGAAGCGATTGTCAGGATGCTGGCCGCCGAAGGAGCAGCTGTTGTGGTGCATGGTCGTGACGAAAATCGGGCCAATGCCGTTGCGGAGGTTATTCGCCTAGAAGGTGGTCAGGCTGATGTTGCCATCGGTGATCTGGCCACAGATTCCGGTGCTGATACAGTAGCCAATACGGCCTTGAAGGGCGGAGCAATCGACATTCTGGTCAACAACGCCGGCGCCTATCACCACATGAATTGGATGGAAGCAACTCCCCAAAACTGGATCGAGACGTATGAATCGAATGTGTTGTCCGGCGTGCGCATGATACACCGGCTGGTGCCGCAGATGCGTGAGCGAGGCTGGGGTCGTGTCATTCAGATTGGAGGAGGCCTTGCCCAGCAACCGATCCCGATGCAGCCCGATTATAATGCTTCGTTGGCGGCTCGCCATAATCTGGCCGTTTCGCTGGCCCGCGAGTTGAAAGATTCAGGAGTGACTTCGAACGTTGTAGCGCCGGGAGCGATTCTTGTCCCAAGCGTTAAAGCGTTGCTGATGAATCTTGCACCAGCTAAAGGTTGGGGAACAACCTGGGACGAGATTGAACGAAATGCAGCCCGTGATTTCGTACCAAATGATATAGGACGTTTTGGACGCCCAGAAGAAATAGCCGGAGCCGTTTCGTATCTGGCGAGTTCTTTTGCCGATTATATAAGTGGTGCCGTTCTGCGTGTCGATGGGGGTACCATCCGCTCGGCTTTTTAA
- a CDS encoding oxidoreductase — MTKVWFITGSSRGLGRSLTEAVLAKGDTVVATARKPEQLAELTQTYPDQIYPIQLDVTDKAQIISAVEQAIIRFGRIDVLVNNAGFGIVGAAEAFTDEQVRSQLETNLYAPIEITRVVLPYMRKQRSGRILQISSVGGRVGNAGLTMYQAAKFGLGGFSEALSKEVAPLGIRVTSVEPGGFRTDWAGDSMTYAPQIDDYASTVNQRADYFKSGSFVPMGDPDKAAKAMIDLVEHPEPPVHLVLGSEAASLLTHADAERKAEFEKWMPVSISTDHDEAANFLETELGKAFVNRKGND; from the coding sequence ATGACAAAAGTTTGGTTTATTACAGGAAGTTCCCGGGGGCTTGGACGAAGCCTTACCGAAGCAGTGCTCGCCAAAGGCGATACCGTAGTGGCAACGGCCCGCAAGCCGGAACAATTAGCAGAACTCACGCAAACGTATCCGGATCAGATCTACCCGATCCAGCTGGATGTTACCGATAAAGCACAGATCATCTCCGCTGTTGAACAGGCAATAATCCGTTTTGGACGTATAGACGTATTGGTAAATAATGCTGGTTTTGGCATTGTCGGTGCTGCAGAAGCCTTTACCGACGAACAGGTACGGAGCCAGTTGGAAACAAACCTCTATGCGCCGATCGAAATAACCCGCGTTGTGTTGCCTTACATGCGTAAGCAGCGGTCTGGCCGTATTTTGCAAATCAGTTCAGTAGGAGGCCGAGTTGGGAATGCCGGTTTAACCATGTATCAGGCAGCTAAATTTGGACTGGGTGGTTTTAGTGAAGCATTGTCTAAAGAAGTGGCTCCACTTGGCATACGGGTAACGAGCGTAGAACCCGGCGGATTTCGTACTGATTGGGCCGGTGACTCCATGACCTATGCTCCGCAAATTGACGACTATGCATCGACCGTAAATCAACGGGCCGATTACTTTAAGAGCGGCTCCTTTGTTCCAATGGGTGATCCCGATAAGGCCGCAAAAGCAATGATTGATCTGGTCGAGCATCCGGAGCCACCTGTGCATTTGGTACTGGGCAGTGAAGCAGCCAGTCTTTTGACACACGCCGACGCCGAACGAAAGGCTGAGTTCGAAAAATGGATGCCGGTAAGCATCTCTACCGATCATGATGAAGCCGCCAATTTTCTGGAAACAGAGTTAGGGAAAGCGTTTGTGAACCGGAAGGGGAATGATTAA
- a CDS encoding VOC family protein — protein sequence MQKITTFLTFKDQAEEAANLYTSIFKNAKIDHISRYGEAGPAPAGTVMTVMFHLDGQEFIALNGGPHFTFAEGISLFVNCETQEEVDNFWEKLSEGGEKGPCGWLKDKFGVSWQIVPSVMNSLLQSKDAEKSKRVMEAMMKMSKLDIKTLEEA from the coding sequence ATGCAAAAGATCACGACATTCCTGACGTTCAAGGATCAGGCCGAAGAAGCCGCGAATTTGTATACGTCGATTTTTAAAAACGCAAAAATTGACCATATTTCCCGGTATGGCGAGGCAGGTCCGGCACCGGCAGGAACGGTAATGACTGTTATGTTTCACCTCGATGGACAGGAATTTATAGCCTTGAATGGTGGACCCCATTTTACATTTGCCGAAGGCATTTCACTCTTTGTTAACTGCGAAACTCAGGAGGAAGTAGACAATTTTTGGGAGAAGCTTTCTGAAGGTGGTGAAAAAGGGCCCTGTGGCTGGCTCAAAGACAAATTCGGGGTATCGTGGCAAATTGTGCCGTCCGTAATGAATAGCCTGTTGCAGAGCAAAGACGCTGAGAAATCAAAACGGGTTATGGAGGCCATGATGAAAATGTCTAAGCTTGATATCAAAACATTAGAAGAAGCGTAA
- a CDS encoding DoxX family protein — MFQKLIATRNDWAGLILRLPLGTVMIYHGLQKAVGWFGGFGFSNTMHFFTDTVHIPWLIGLLTIGIETIGAIGLLLGLLGRINALATFAVMLGAMLTTHLPFGFSMNWFGNQKGEGYEMDLLIFGMSLALLFIGSGRYSIDRLLMRRAGASEKNPASQPQPQTATFLR; from the coding sequence ATGTTTCAAAAACTCATTGCCACCCGTAACGACTGGGCGGGATTGATACTTCGTTTGCCGCTCGGCACAGTAATGATCTATCATGGATTGCAGAAAGCTGTCGGTTGGTTTGGCGGCTTTGGTTTCAGCAATACCATGCATTTCTTCACCGACACGGTTCATATTCCCTGGCTTATTGGTCTTTTGACCATTGGTATCGAGACGATTGGCGCTATCGGACTGCTGCTGGGTTTGCTGGGGCGGATAAATGCGCTGGCGACCTTTGCCGTTATGCTGGGAGCGATGCTGACCACGCATTTGCCATTTGGCTTCTCCATGAACTGGTTCGGCAACCAGAAAGGAGAAGGTTACGAAATGGACTTGCTCATTTTCGGCATGAGCCTGGCCTTACTATTTATTGGCAGTGGTCGCTATTCGATCGACCGTCTCCTTATGCGACGTGCTGGTGCCTCGGAGAAAAACCCCGCCAGTCAGCCCCAGCCGCAAACGGCAACCTTCCTCAGATAG
- a CDS encoding SnoaL-like domain-containing protein yields MAVHTARVLDTAAGDGVTMVVWQYDYTHKEWGRKNYTQVSVQHWRNDKIVREQFFYDSVPA; encoded by the coding sequence ATGGCCGTACATACGGCTAGGGTACTCGACACAGCCGCGGGTGATGGCGTAACGATGGTCGTTTGGCAGTATGACTATACGCACAAAGAGTGGGGTCGCAAAAACTACACGCAGGTATCGGTGCAGCACTGGCGCAACGATAAAATCGTTCGCGAGCAATTCTTCTATGATTCGGTGCCCGCCTGA
- a CDS encoding Crp/Fnr family transcriptional regulator — MYDPILAHVGQYIQLEPAETDYFTSLLKYKLLRKRQYLVQAGDVCKFDSFVLKGCLRTYFVDDRGDEHVVQFAVENWWTGDLYSFLTQSPAAYNTDALEDSELLQIDQASMDELYERVPKFERFFRILSQRAFVAAEQRVIATISQTAEERYRHFIERYPGIDQRVPQHLIASYLGFTPEFLSRIRKQMATRKA; from the coding sequence ATGTACGATCCGATCCTCGCTCATGTAGGTCAGTATATCCAGCTCGAACCGGCCGAAACGGACTATTTCACCTCGCTGCTGAAGTATAAACTGCTGCGCAAACGCCAATATCTGGTACAAGCCGGTGACGTATGCAAGTTCGATTCATTTGTGCTTAAAGGTTGCCTACGGACCTATTTTGTGGACGATCGTGGCGACGAGCATGTGGTGCAGTTCGCCGTTGAAAACTGGTGGACCGGCGATCTGTATAGTTTTCTGACACAATCGCCAGCGGCCTACAATACCGACGCCCTCGAAGACTCGGAGCTTTTACAGATCGATCAGGCATCGATGGACGAGCTGTATGAGCGTGTCCCCAAATTTGAACGATTTTTTCGTATTCTCAGTCAGCGGGCGTTTGTGGCAGCGGAACAACGCGTGATTGCCACCATCAGCCAAACCGCCGAGGAACGTTATCGTCACTTCATCGAGCGTTACCCTGGTATCGACCAGCGTGTTCCTCAACACCTGATCGCCTCCTATTTAGGTTTTACACCCGAGTTTCTTAGCCGCATCCGAAAGCAAATGGCTACCCGGAAAGCTTAA
- a CDS encoding DUF5686 and carboxypeptidase regulatory-like domain-containing protein: MKITLLSLFAFFYSTIGIAQTGGTGLRGMVKNAQGEALPYAAVIVKGTPNGTITNAEGRYEIALAPGKYTIVFQFLGFQTIQKPVEIGAGFTTLDATLEEQALRLAEVEAKAGNEDPAYTIMRRAIAKSRFHQLQVQRFKARVYTKSSFTVLDLPNLAEMAFRKQLKEAEKEANFKVGVPLLNETVAEVSFSQPNTYRQRIIANRNSQGDFLSPNQFYNASFYNPTIANTVSPLSPKAFAYYKFEYKGTFREPGPDGKAIEISKIQVIPRQYGEGVFRGTIYIIENTWAIHSLQLETVNSIGISFTVRHVCTPIQGVWMPTNQRYNGSGSYLGVKATGYYIRNLTFSEFVVNPAFVEEIEVADEKKGAPATTLSKGDIKGKQLDELVKKQKEFSTKNLRQLVKEYEKQEKQARKNRKEDVTVVRDDSLVVDSLARKRSNVFWDSLRSVPLTTAEIKSYRKADSLGLTREIKAPGTADTTRRDTTKKKSPNKFSIGQLLSGNTWRLSKRSSLIYTSPITRIEYNTVEGYTLEGALNFRYRARVDSVNRFRQIPLGEWNIGGTGRYQFGRKQFVGYGQASYQYKNTRIGLTGGRYLYQFNPDNPISPFLNSLTTLLFEQNFAKLYQKDFLNLSVSASPFKQRLNIAGSLEYAQRTELTNYKEDLKPWINWRNRVYTPNRPENAELTTTGFPVHNALILNLTASARLGSTQYIIRNGRRTAQRDNDSPLLTVNYRKGIHGVADSDVDYDFLQASISHSFETGIRSRLNYQISAGAFLNDKQVYFPDFKHFAGNQFFFQQGDVVSSFRLLPYYQYSTGKRFVEGHVLAEFRKFLVTQLTIVRLIGLKENLFVHYLYTPNSQHYTEVGYGLDGLIPQVLPFFRVEVISQWQDAKYQGLGFRIGTTLKFGR, from the coding sequence ATGAAGATTACCCTACTTAGTCTGTTTGCTTTCTTTTATTCAACAATAGGCATCGCGCAAACAGGCGGCACGGGCCTACGGGGAATGGTTAAGAATGCTCAGGGAGAAGCACTGCCTTATGCCGCTGTCATTGTTAAAGGGACACCGAACGGTACGATTACCAACGCCGAAGGGCGCTATGAAATCGCGCTGGCACCTGGCAAGTACACCATTGTTTTTCAGTTTCTGGGATTTCAGACAATCCAGAAGCCAGTAGAGATTGGAGCCGGATTTACCACATTAGACGCTACCCTGGAGGAGCAGGCCCTTCGGCTGGCGGAGGTAGAAGCGAAAGCCGGTAACGAAGATCCGGCCTATACGATCATGCGACGCGCCATTGCCAAAAGCCGGTTTCATCAATTGCAGGTACAGCGGTTTAAGGCGAGGGTCTATACCAAATCATCATTTACCGTGCTGGATCTTCCCAACCTGGCCGAGATGGCGTTTCGGAAGCAGCTAAAAGAAGCGGAAAAGGAAGCCAACTTCAAAGTTGGTGTGCCATTGCTGAACGAAACCGTGGCCGAAGTCTCGTTTAGTCAGCCCAATACCTACCGGCAACGGATCATTGCGAATCGTAATTCGCAGGGCGATTTTCTAAGTCCTAACCAGTTTTATAACGCCAGTTTTTATAATCCAACCATTGCGAACACGGTATCGCCACTATCGCCCAAGGCGTTTGCGTATTATAAATTTGAATACAAGGGTACATTTCGGGAGCCTGGGCCAGATGGGAAAGCGATAGAAATCAGTAAAATTCAGGTTATTCCAAGGCAGTATGGCGAGGGCGTTTTTCGGGGTACGATCTATATCATCGAAAACACCTGGGCTATTCACAGTTTACAACTGGAGACGGTCAACAGCATCGGAATTTCCTTCACCGTTCGCCATGTCTGTACGCCTATTCAGGGCGTTTGGATGCCGACAAACCAACGCTACAATGGCAGCGGGTCTTACCTGGGCGTGAAAGCAACAGGTTACTATATCCGCAACCTTACGTTCAGTGAATTCGTGGTCAATCCAGCCTTTGTGGAGGAAATTGAGGTTGCCGATGAGAAAAAAGGGGCGCCCGCTACAACACTATCCAAAGGGGATATCAAGGGCAAACAATTGGATGAGCTGGTGAAAAAACAGAAGGAATTTTCAACCAAAAATTTAAGGCAACTCGTCAAGGAATACGAAAAGCAGGAAAAACAAGCCCGAAAAAATCGAAAAGAAGACGTAACCGTTGTGCGCGACGATTCACTGGTAGTCGATTCTCTGGCTCGCAAACGATCCAATGTTTTCTGGGATTCGCTGCGGTCGGTGCCACTGACAACCGCCGAAATCAAAAGCTACCGCAAAGCCGATAGCCTGGGACTAACCCGTGAGATAAAAGCACCCGGAACTGCCGATACCACCCGACGAGACACAACCAAAAAGAAATCACCGAATAAGTTTTCCATTGGCCAATTACTGAGCGGCAACACATGGCGCCTGAGTAAGCGCAGTTCCCTGATTTACACCAGTCCAATCACCCGGATCGAGTACAATACGGTTGAAGGCTACACGCTGGAAGGCGCGCTGAACTTCCGCTATCGGGCCAGAGTAGACTCTGTAAATCGGTTCAGGCAAATTCCATTGGGCGAATGGAATATCGGTGGAACGGGCCGCTATCAGTTTGGCCGAAAGCAGTTTGTGGGATACGGTCAGGCCAGTTACCAGTACAAAAACACCCGAATTGGTTTAACAGGCGGCCGGTATTTGTATCAGTTCAATCCCGATAATCCAATCAGCCCATTTTTGAATTCACTGACAACACTCCTGTTCGAGCAGAATTTTGCGAAACTCTATCAGAAAGATTTTCTAAACTTATCTGTCAGCGCGTCGCCATTTAAACAACGACTAAACATAGCCGGTAGCCTGGAATATGCCCAGCGAACAGAACTGACCAACTACAAAGAAGACCTTAAACCGTGGATTAACTGGCGTAATCGTGTCTATACGCCCAACCGACCCGAAAATGCTGAACTGACCACCACGGGTTTCCCGGTGCACAATGCACTGATACTGAACCTGACGGCTTCGGCGCGACTGGGTTCTACCCAATACATCATCCGGAATGGACGGCGGACAGCCCAGCGTGATAATGATAGCCCGTTACTGACCGTAAATTACCGAAAAGGTATTCATGGCGTTGCTGATTCCGACGTCGATTATGACTTTCTCCAGGCCAGCATCAGCCATTCATTTGAAACCGGTATACGGAGCCGTTTGAATTATCAGATCAGTGCCGGGGCCTTTTTGAATGATAAACAGGTCTATTTCCCCGATTTCAAGCACTTTGCAGGAAATCAGTTTTTCTTCCAGCAGGGCGATGTTGTCTCCAGTTTTCGTCTGCTGCCGTATTATCAATACAGCACTGGGAAGCGGTTTGTCGAGGGCCATGTACTGGCCGAATTTCGCAAGTTTCTTGTAACCCAGCTGACGATTGTTCGGCTGATTGGCCTGAAAGAGAACCTGTTTGTGCATTACCTCTACACGCCAAATTCGCAGCACTACACCGAAGTTGGCTATGGTTTAGATGGCCTGATTCCGCAGGTGCTGCCATTTTTCCGGGTGGAAGTTATTTCGCAGTGGCAGGACGCCAAATACCAGGGATTAGGGTTCCGGATTGGCACAACACTGAAATTTGGCCGGTAA
- a CDS encoding M24 family metallopeptidase: MYKSVHFLLWIFLFSLASSTATAQPTQPSTVLPERERARVIDDILDDRFTNFLPKLMRREGLDMWIIISREYNEDPVLRTMLPSTWLSARRRTIIVFFDNGKEVEKLAIARYDVGNLLKGAWDIDVRPNQWEALAKIIEDRKPKKIGLNMSTNYGHADGLSFSEHEEFLKKLPADYQKRLVSAEKVAVGWLETRTEKEMAIYPLICRLSHQIIQEGFSEQVIQPGVTTTDDVVWWFRQRITSLGLDTWFHPTVDVQRADEQDFNHLRTFSKRPDKQVIMPGDLLHVDFGITYLRLNTDQQQHAYVLRPGETDVPESIKAAFKQGNRLQDILIEQFKSGKTGNQMLLAALDQSQKEGIKGTIYSHPIGVHGHAAGPTIGLWDQQKGVPGPGDYPLLANTAYSIELNAAVEIPEWKKVVRIMLEEDGFFDGQTFRYIDGRQTEIYTIPRKLGYVK; this comes from the coding sequence ATGTATAAATCAGTACACTTTCTCCTCTGGATATTTCTATTTTCGCTTGCTTCCTCCACCGCAACTGCCCAACCCACACAACCATCGACCGTTTTGCCGGAACGCGAACGGGCGCGTGTAATCGATGACATTCTGGACGATCGCTTCACTAACTTTCTCCCAAAACTGATGCGTCGGGAAGGTCTCGATATGTGGATCATTATTTCCCGCGAATACAATGAAGATCCCGTATTGAGAACCATGCTGCCAAGTACCTGGCTATCGGCACGGCGACGGACAATCATCGTTTTTTTCGATAATGGGAAAGAGGTTGAGAAACTGGCCATTGCGCGCTATGATGTAGGCAATCTGCTGAAAGGTGCGTGGGATATTGACGTTCGCCCGAACCAATGGGAAGCACTGGCGAAGATCATTGAAGACCGGAAGCCCAAAAAAATTGGCCTGAATATGTCCACCAACTATGGCCATGCGGATGGACTATCCTTCTCGGAACACGAAGAGTTCCTTAAAAAGCTACCCGCCGACTATCAGAAACGCCTTGTTTCGGCCGAGAAAGTAGCGGTTGGCTGGCTCGAAACCCGAACCGAAAAGGAAATGGCGATTTATCCGCTTATCTGCCGTTTATCGCACCAGATTATTCAGGAAGGTTTTTCGGAACAGGTCATTCAGCCGGGTGTTACCACCACCGACGACGTAGTCTGGTGGTTCCGCCAGCGCATTACCAGCCTTGGCCTGGATACCTGGTTTCACCCAACGGTTGACGTTCAACGGGCCGACGAGCAGGATTTCAATCACCTTCGTACGTTCTCGAAGCGCCCCGATAAACAGGTTATCATGCCGGGCGATCTGCTTCACGTTGATTTCGGAATCACGTATCTGCGCCTGAACACTGATCAACAGCAGCACGCCTATGTATTGCGCCCCGGTGAAACCGACGTTCCAGAATCGATCAAGGCTGCCTTTAAGCAGGGAAATCGGTTGCAGGATATTCTGATCGAGCAATTCAAGTCCGGAAAAACAGGGAATCAAATGCTACTGGCGGCTCTGGATCAATCGCAGAAAGAAGGCATTAAAGGCACGATTTATTCCCATCCCATTGGCGTTCACGGTCATGCGGCTGGGCCGACAATCGGGCTTTGGGATCAACAGAAAGGCGTTCCGGGCCCTGGCGATTATCCACTATTGGCCAATACCGCCTATTCTATTGAACTCAACGCTGCCGTCGAAATTCCGGAATGGAAGAAAGTCGTACGCATCATGCTCGAAGAAGATGGCTTTTTCGACGGTCAGACATTTCGCTATATAGACGGTCGGCAAACGGAAATTTATACGATACCCCGAAAATTGGGCTATGTAAAATGA